A genomic window from Lotus japonicus ecotype B-129 chromosome 1, LjGifu_v1.2 includes:
- the LOC130744823 gene encoding uncharacterized protein LOC130744823: MSQHQFGGSILEDPYAHMATFTKQCTPLKKQGITLDTVRLMLFPFSLRDSAASWLRSQPPHSIVSWDDLAKKFTSKFFPATRTRKLKQEINSFLQMDQENLYEAWEWFNELLRKCPSHNISLTDQVVIFYTSLNDYTRDKLDTAAPGGAFDVLPTSEALEIINNLATKAMHSNNDRQNRKSVQEVETYDAVLASNKKLSQKMDVIVKRLDDCHVGNDDAKFDEEVKILTNPQNNPYSNTYNAGWRNHPNFSWGGQNKSTQSGDSRQYSNQRGQYQEQRQPPQQDEGAKKRSLEDIVGELAQTIKSFINESRNNFKNQEASIKNLENQVGQISKQLVERPPDLPFSEVLEKMPQYAKFMKEILSKKRKLSEENDIVELTEECSAIL; the protein is encoded by the exons ATGAGCCAGCACCAATTTGGAGGGAGTATACTCGAAGATCCCTATGCTCATATGGCTACATTCACAAAGCAGTGCACCCCATTGAAGAAACAGGGAATCACTCTAGACACAGTAAGGTTGATGTTGTTTCccttttccttaagggattctGCTGCATCTTGGTTGAGGTCTCAACCTCCACACAGTATTGTATCATGGGATGACCTAGCCAAGAAATTTACGTCAAAGTTTTTTCCAGCAACCCGCACGAGGAAGTTAAAGCAAGAGATCAACTCCTTTCTCCAGATGGATCAAGAGAACTTATATGAGGCATGGGAATGGTTCAATGAGCTTCTAAGGAAATGCCCAAGCCATAATATTTCTCTCACTGATCAGGTAGTAATTTTTTATACCTCATTGAATGATTATACCAGAGACAAATTAGATACTGCAGCTCCAGGTGGAGCTTTTGATGTTTTGCCCACCAGTGAAGCCTTAGAGATAATTAATAATCTAGCAACCAAAGCTATGCATTCCAACAACGACAGGCAGAACAGAAAAAGTGTTCAAGAAGTAGAGACATATGATGCCGTTCTAGCCTCAAATAAGAAGTTGTCTCAGAAAATGGATGTCATAGTGAAGCGTTTGGATGACTGCCATGTGGGCAATGATGATGCGAAATTCGATGAGGAGGTAAAAATACTGACTAACCCCCAAAATAATCCATATTCCAATACTTATAATGCAGGTTGGAGGAATCACCCCAACTTCTCTTGGGGAGGGCAAAATAAGTCGACTCAATCAGGAGATTCAAGACAATATTCCAACCAGCGGGGTCAATATCAGGAACAAAGGCAACCACCTCAACAAGATGAAGGAGCTAAAAAGAGGAGCTTGGAAGACATTGTGGGGGAATTGGCTCAAACCATCAAGAGTTTCATCAATGAATCTCGCAATAATTTCAAGAACCAAGAGGCTTCAATCAAAAATCTGGAGAACCAGGTTGGTCAAATCTCAAAACAACTCGTTGAAAGACCGCCAG ATCTCCCATTCTCTGAAGTTTTAGAAAAGATGCCTCAATATGCCAAGTTCATGAAGGAGATACTTTCTAAGAAAAGGAAGTTGAGTGAAGAGAATGACATCGTTGAGCTTACTGAGGAGTGTAGCGCTATTCTGTAA